In the Streptomyces fradiae ATCC 10745 = DSM 40063 genome, one interval contains:
- a CDS encoding LysR family transcriptional regulator encodes MPRHDGHGRGAMNVEIQDLRVLRAVADTGSLAGAARALGVSQAAVTRRVQQLERAAGCAVLRRDHRGARLTSAGRLLLRCADDLIPRVDRLLAVGGRGPAGPSERLRVGAAPTPVLPLVAAHAVEAGDNVELCPLSVLCGEPAAGEPAADPGAALPGLFRLHRLDLAVVRHCAPDGPLPDALAHAVLAEEDLLIGVAAGHRLAARSSLALRDLDGEVCVLVGDRRHADLRRHFTAAVRGAGGHVEVRWAGDETEAAALACAERGALPAYPHPAPVPGMVYVPLVDAGTRHRLLLVWPPRGRAAGRAPGLADRVREAYRGGA; translated from the coding sequence GTGCCGAGGCATGACGGGCACGGCCGGGGCGCCATGAACGTGGAGATCCAGGACCTGAGGGTGCTGCGGGCCGTCGCCGACACCGGGAGCCTGGCCGGGGCCGCGCGGGCGCTCGGCGTCAGCCAGGCCGCGGTCACCCGCCGCGTCCAGCAGCTGGAGCGGGCGGCCGGCTGCGCCGTACTGCGCCGCGACCACAGGGGCGCCCGCCTCACGTCCGCCGGGCGGCTGCTCCTGCGCTGCGCCGACGACCTCATCCCGAGGGTCGACCGCCTCCTCGCCGTCGGCGGGCGCGGCCCGGCCGGGCCGTCGGAGCGCCTGCGCGTCGGCGCCGCGCCGACGCCCGTGCTCCCCCTGGTGGCCGCCCACGCGGTGGAGGCGGGCGACAACGTGGAGCTGTGCCCCCTGTCCGTCCTGTGCGGGGAGCCGGCGGCCGGGGAGCCGGCGGCGGACCCCGGCGCCGCCCTGCCCGGCCTCTTCCGCCTCCACCGCCTGGACCTGGCCGTGGTGCGGCACTGCGCACCGGACGGGCCGCTCCCGGACGCGCTCGCGCACGCCGTGCTCGCCGAGGAGGACCTGCTGATCGGTGTGGCGGCCGGCCATCGGCTGGCCGCCCGCTCCTCGCTGGCGCTGCGGGACCTCGACGGCGAGGTGTGCGTCCTGGTCGGGGACCGCCGCCACGCCGACCTGCGCCGCCACTTCACGGCGGCCGTGCGGGGCGCCGGCGGGCACGTCGAGGTGCGGTGGGCCGGCGACGAGACCGAGGCGGCCGCACTGGCCTGCGCCGAGCGGGGAGCGCTGCCCGCCTACCCGCACCCCGCTCCGGTGCCCGGCATGGTGTACGTCCCGCTGGTCGACGCGGGGACCCGCCACCGCCTGCTGCTGGTCTGGCCGCCGCGGGGCCGGGCCGCCGGACGGGCGCCCGGCCTCGCGGACCGGGTCCGCGAGGCGTACCGGGGCGGGGCCTGA
- a CDS encoding LysR family transcriptional regulator has translation MDLQFRHLRQLCVVSETGSLNKAAAALGLPQPALSRQIRRLEQLFGGPLFERDQHGARPTPLGTTVLEHAQTIIRSLDDHGERVRDHRSPCRRVLRVGGTACGVFYEPLLGALRKLPSGERVQVVSPHTTRELIDLLREGEIDIALRDHQSADGAPPPGDGSIAHLQWAESPVLLAVAADRPPATADRLTMADLAGAEWISCTGPDACDEGLRRLCARYGFAPRITHDIVVSGPRCQVIRHQGCVALTQAYRPLQPGVVRRRVADLDMRVRHLVAYRRESWIAARVPHLAALLAAAHRDLSRRAEA, from the coding sequence ATGGACCTGCAATTTCGCCACTTACGGCAGCTCTGCGTCGTCTCGGAGACGGGCAGCCTGAACAAGGCCGCGGCCGCCCTGGGCCTTCCGCAGCCCGCCCTGAGCCGTCAGATACGCCGGCTGGAGCAGCTGTTCGGCGGGCCCCTGTTCGAGCGCGACCAGCACGGGGCCCGCCCCACGCCGCTGGGCACCACCGTCCTGGAGCACGCCCAGACGATCATCCGCTCCCTCGACGACCACGGGGAGCGCGTGCGCGACCACCGCTCGCCGTGCCGCCGGGTCCTGCGGGTCGGGGGGACGGCGTGCGGCGTGTTCTACGAGCCCCTCCTCGGCGCCCTGCGGAAGCTGCCCTCGGGCGAGCGCGTCCAGGTCGTCAGCCCCCACACCACCCGCGAGCTGATCGACCTGCTGCGGGAGGGCGAGATCGACATCGCCCTGCGCGACCACCAGTCGGCGGACGGGGCGCCGCCGCCGGGCGACGGCTCCATCGCCCACCTCCAGTGGGCCGAGAGCCCGGTGCTGCTGGCCGTGGCCGCCGACCGGCCGCCGGCCACCGCGGACCGGCTCACCATGGCGGACCTGGCGGGCGCGGAGTGGATCTCGTGCACCGGGCCGGACGCCTGCGACGAGGGGCTGCGCCGGCTCTGCGCCCGCTACGGCTTCGCCCCGCGCATCACCCACGACATCGTCGTCTCCGGCCCCCGCTGCCAGGTGATCCGCCATCAGGGCTGCGTGGCCCTGACCCAGGCGTACCGGCCCCTGCAACCGGGGGTGGTGCGCCGCCGCGTCGCCGACCTCGACATGCGCGTCCGCCATCTGGTGGCGTACCGCAGGGAAAGCTGGATCGCCGCCCGCGTCCCCCACCTCGCCGCCCTGCTCGCCGCCGCCCACCGCGACCTGTCGCGCCGTGCCGAGGCATGA